The Cryomorphaceae bacterium genome contains a region encoding:
- a CDS encoding 5-(carboxyamino)imidazole ribonucleotide synthase, whose protein sequence is MKPAYNSEFKLGVLGGGQLGRMLLQEAINLDVRMFFLDPDAKAPCHQIGHGFTHGSFNDYDTVMAFGKDKDVLTIEIEHVNANALEELEQRGVRVYPQPAVVRLIQDKGLQKQFYADHNLPTAPFDLVANAEEVLGRANQFPIVQKLRTGGYDGRGVQILRNAEDKHLMFDAPSVLEELVDFEQEISVIAARNEAGEVKCFPAVGMSFNEEANLVEFLYAPADIPAALEQEAQSLAARVIEALGMVGLLALEMFVTRDGKLLINEMAPRPHNSGHHTIEANITSQYAQHLRSILGMPLGDTTLRQPAVMLNLLGEKGHTGPVHYENLNEVLAMPGTFVHLYGKTTTKPFRKMGHVTVVAESAEEARNQAKKIQQLLRVVSKVAVSSQ, encoded by the coding sequence ATGAAACCAGCCTACAATTCAGAATTCAAGCTTGGCGTGCTGGGCGGCGGACAGCTCGGGCGCATGCTTTTACAGGAAGCCATCAACCTGGATGTGCGTATGTTTTTTCTCGACCCCGACGCGAAAGCCCCGTGCCACCAGATTGGCCATGGTTTTACCCACGGCAGCTTTAACGACTACGACACCGTGATGGCATTTGGCAAGGACAAGGATGTTCTTACCATCGAGATAGAGCACGTAAACGCAAACGCACTCGAAGAGCTTGAGCAGCGCGGTGTTCGGGTTTATCCGCAGCCGGCTGTGGTAAGACTGATTCAGGACAAGGGTTTGCAAAAGCAATTCTACGCCGACCACAACCTACCAACCGCACCCTTTGATTTGGTAGCGAACGCTGAAGAAGTCCTCGGCCGCGCCAACCAGTTTCCGATTGTTCAAAAACTGCGCACAGGTGGCTATGATGGCCGCGGAGTGCAGATACTGCGGAACGCCGAAGATAAACATTTGATGTTTGACGCGCCCTCTGTGCTTGAAGAACTTGTGGACTTTGAGCAGGAAATCTCTGTGATTGCCGCGCGAAATGAAGCCGGTGAAGTAAAGTGTTTTCCGGCAGTGGGGATGTCCTTTAACGAAGAAGCCAATCTGGTAGAATTTCTTTATGCCCCGGCGGATATCCCCGCAGCGTTGGAGCAGGAGGCGCAGTCTCTTGCCGCACGCGTTATCGAGGCCCTGGGTATGGTGGGCTTGCTGGCGTTAGAGATGTTCGTAACCCGCGACGGAAAGCTTCTGATTAACGAAATGGCACCTCGTCCGCATAACAGCGGTCACCATACGATTGAGGCCAATATCACCTCGCAATATGCCCAGCACCTCAGATCCATTTTGGGTATGCCTTTGGGCGATACAACGCTCCGCCAACCGGCGGTTATGCTCAACCTGCTGGGTGAAAAAGGCCACACCGGTCCTGTGCACTACGAGAACCTCAACGAAGTACTGGCCATGCCGGGTACCTTTGTGCACCTTTACGGAAAAACCACCACCAAGCCATTTCGCAAAATGGGCCATGTTACAGTGGTTGCCGAAAGTGCAGAAGAAGCCCGCAATCAAGCCAAAAAAATTCAACAACTCCTGCGAGTGGTGAGCAAAGTCGCCGTGAGCAGCCAATAA
- a CDS encoding helix-hairpin-helix domain-containing protein, giving the protein MRRAGFIALAVLLTGLVKAQDPFEKLDKSAIIEQRVEFISESLTEETQVDYAELFDDLWLFMDNPINLNKATLDDFSRLYLLTDIQINNLYAHIARFGDLLNIYELQVVPGFDPQTIKLIAPFITVRERGELRATPLKKMLKEGQHDMIVRYRRILEEQRGYSDITEEELEQNPNARYLGSPDHLYARYRYTYGNKLSYGFVAEKDPGEEFFRGSQAPNLNPREFRSGFDFLSGHVFLNNQKGTVRKLAIGDYQAQFGQGLTFWSGFAFSNKSAFSLNIKRSARGLSPYTGVNENLFMRGAAATIGFGKVEITPFVSYKGIDASVIQTPDTLSEGESLVAISAFQQSGFHRTPRELAGRRAVNELITGTNVAYRAKNLQIGLTGARVAYDGMVDRNLQIYNQFDLNTNENVNVGLDYNYVWRNINFFGEAAVSQNGGKAMLNGAMIAIDPRVSLSVLHRTYERNYQNNFATAIGESTRNANENGIYMGLEINPNRRWRINAFFDQFWFPWLRYQVDQPSTSGVDHLLQVTYRPSRRLQMYARWRRRVRPRNAPLDVPIRFAEETELHNGRVDLVYQVTDAIKIRSRLELSHFQREELEPERGVMLYQDVIYKKLNSPLTLSLRYAIFNAESWNARMYAFESQVLYFYAIPPYQGRGSRMYCLAQYKLTRGIDIWLRYAVWFYTDRDQIGTGLEQINGSTRSEVIAQVRFKF; this is encoded by the coding sequence ATGAGGCGCGCTGGGTTCATAGCACTGGCCGTTTTGCTGACGGGGCTGGTCAAAGCGCAGGACCCCTTTGAAAAGCTCGATAAAAGTGCCATCATTGAGCAACGCGTAGAGTTTATTTCTGAAAGCCTCACCGAAGAAACCCAGGTTGACTATGCTGAGCTGTTCGATGACCTGTGGTTGTTTATGGACAACCCCATCAACCTCAATAAAGCCACCCTCGATGATTTCAGCCGGCTTTACCTGCTTACCGACATCCAAATCAATAATCTGTATGCGCACATTGCACGCTTTGGCGACCTGCTCAACATTTACGAATTACAGGTGGTTCCGGGTTTTGATCCCCAGACTATCAAGCTTATAGCGCCTTTCATAACCGTGCGTGAACGAGGTGAATTACGCGCCACCCCGCTGAAGAAAATGTTGAAAGAGGGCCAGCACGACATGATTGTGCGGTACCGACGCATTCTGGAGGAACAGCGCGGTTATTCAGACATCACGGAAGAGGAGTTGGAGCAAAACCCCAATGCCCGTTATCTGGGAAGTCCTGACCATCTATATGCACGTTACCGCTATACCTATGGCAACAAATTGTCCTATGGATTTGTAGCCGAAAAAGACCCGGGCGAAGAGTTTTTTCGGGGTTCACAGGCGCCCAATCTCAATCCGCGTGAGTTCCGGTCAGGTTTTGATTTTTTGAGCGGACATGTATTTCTCAACAATCAAAAGGGAACCGTGCGCAAACTCGCTATCGGCGATTATCAGGCGCAATTCGGACAAGGACTTACCTTTTGGAGTGGATTTGCCTTTTCTAACAAATCGGCCTTTTCGCTCAACATAAAACGCAGTGCCCGTGGATTGTCTCCCTATACCGGGGTAAACGAAAACCTCTTTATGCGCGGCGCCGCGGCAACCATCGGGTTCGGAAAGGTAGAAATAACACCCTTTGTATCTTACAAGGGTATTGACGCCTCTGTTATCCAAACACCTGATACACTTTCTGAAGGTGAAAGTCTTGTTGCCATCTCAGCCTTTCAGCAATCCGGATTTCACCGTACCCCTCGCGAGCTGGCCGGACGCCGTGCTGTTAACGAACTCATCACCGGTACAAATGTGGCATACCGTGCAAAGAACCTCCAAATTGGCCTTACCGGAGCACGCGTTGCTTACGACGGAATGGTTGATAGAAACCTGCAGATTTACAATCAGTTTGATCTTAATACCAACGAAAATGTAAACGTGGGGCTGGATTACAACTACGTTTGGCGAAACATCAACTTTTTTGGTGAGGCTGCCGTGAGTCAAAACGGTGGCAAAGCCATGCTGAACGGGGCCATGATCGCCATTGACCCGCGCGTATCGCTCTCGGTTTTACACCGAACCTATGAGCGCAATTACCAGAATAATTTTGCCACGGCAATCGGAGAATCCACCCGAAACGCAAACGAAAACGGTATTTACATGGGCCTGGAAATTAACCCAAACCGCCGTTGGCGTATCAATGCCTTTTTTGACCAGTTCTGGTTTCCGTGGTTGAGATACCAGGTAGACCAGCCCTCCACCAGCGGAGTTGACCATCTGCTTCAGGTGACCTATCGGCCCTCACGCCGGCTTCAAATGTACGCCCGATGGAGACGCCGGGTAAGACCGCGCAATGCACCACTGGACGTGCCCATCCGTTTTGCTGAAGAAACTGAACTGCACAACGGACGTGTTGATCTGGTATACCAGGTTACCGATGCGATTAAAATCAGATCGAGGTTGGAGCTCTCTCATTTTCAGCGTGAAGAACTGGAGCCCGAGCGAGGCGTAATGCTATACCAGGACGTGATTTACAAGAAGTTGAATTCTCCGCTCACCCTCTCATTGCGATATGCCATCTTTAATGCAGAATCTTGGAATGCAAGAATGTATGCTTTCGAAAGCCAGGTGTTGTACTTCTACGCCATCCCGCCCTACCAGGGGCGCGGTAGCAGAATGTATTGTTTGGCGCAATACAAGCTAACCCGCGGCATCGATATCTGGCTGCGCTATGCCGTGTGGTTTTATACCGACCGCGATCAGATTGGAACCGGACTGGAGCAAATCAACGGCTCTACAAGGTCGGAAGTGATTGCACAAGTCAGGTTTAAGTTTTAA
- a CDS encoding CPBP family intramembrane metalloprotease: protein MRNNILHLATLTLLGFPLIGWIILLVAGGPDFYSLFAITSPLWQQLGIGLLTGTAAGFMAWRMIQSAWMTPLREKYAGFIGKFRLKPWQVVYISLCAGIGEEILFRGVIQPYLGIWITAVLFVAIHGYLNPMDKRVFVYGLYMTLVIGLIGYQTEWFGLYTAMAAHTAIDVVLLGKMSKIQTETQHSGFTLNDEDEPSDTDENPQL from the coding sequence ATGAGAAACAATATCCTACATCTCGCCACCCTCACCCTGCTGGGTTTTCCGCTCATTGGCTGGATTATTCTGCTCGTTGCCGGAGGCCCTGATTTCTATTCGCTCTTTGCGATTACCTCTCCGCTCTGGCAGCAGCTTGGAATTGGTCTTTTAACTGGAACAGCAGCGGGTTTTATGGCCTGGCGCATGATTCAGAGTGCATGGATGACCCCGTTGCGCGAAAAATACGCCGGATTCATAGGGAAGTTTCGCCTAAAACCATGGCAGGTGGTGTATATCTCGCTTTGTGCCGGAATTGGTGAAGAAATCTTGTTTCGTGGGGTGATCCAGCCATACCTCGGAATTTGGATTACCGCCGTGTTGTTTGTGGCCATTCACGGGTACCTCAACCCTATGGATAAAAGGGTTTTCGTTTACGGCCTTTATATGACCCTGGTGATTGGACTTATAGGATACCAAACAGAGTGGTTCGGCTTGTACACAGCCATGGCCGCACATACAGCTATAGATGTGGTGCTGCTCGGAAAGATGTCGAAAATACAAACTGAAACCCAACACAGTGGTTTTACGTTGAACGACGAAGACGAACCTTCCGACACAGACGAAAATCCACAGCTATGA
- a CDS encoding DUF4168 domain-containing protein yields the protein MSLQSANDFVTCTKSRKDRMIMTLKSKHFIGSTIVVALTIFLQATSFAQALPQQQQQALPQTDYSDSQLERFVDASVKINEIQQGAQVEMVEIIEGQGLDVETFNEMASQQRSPNPEAMSVSDEDKMAFGQAMQQIQALQLELQQEMETAIIASDLQLEEYNQIMQAYQQDPELQQKVHSMMQR from the coding sequence ATGAGCCTTCAAAGCGCCAACGATTTTGTAACTTGCACAAAATCCCGAAAAGACAGAATGATCATGACATTGAAAAGTAAGCATTTCATTGGTTCAACGATTGTCGTTGCCCTCACTATTTTTCTTCAAGCAACTTCTTTTGCCCAGGCTTTACCGCAACAGCAACAGCAGGCTCTTCCTCAAACCGATTACTCCGATTCTCAGCTTGAGCGCTTTGTAGATGCCAGCGTGAAAATCAACGAAATTCAGCAAGGAGCACAAGTAGAAATGGTTGAGATTATCGAAGGTCAAGGTCTTGATGTAGAGACGTTCAATGAAATGGCCTCTCAGCAACGCAGTCCCAATCCGGAGGCGATGAGCGTGAGCGACGAAGACAAAATGGCGTTTGGTCAGGCCATGCAGCAGATTCAGGCATTGCAACTGGAACTGCAGCAGGAAATGGAAACAGCCATCATTGCCAGTGATTTGCAATTGGAAGAGTATAACCAGATTATGCAGGCCTATCAGCAAGACCCGGAACTTCAGCAGAAAGTGCATTCCATGATGCAACGGTAG
- a CDS encoding DNA-3-methyladenine glycosylase 2 family protein yields the protein MRQHYTIETTIAEELAIRDARLARVMEQCGTITFPVYPDPFYSLVMSVVYQQLSFKGAETIFNRLIHAAGYPLEPQVLSEMMEEDFRGLGISRQKAGYIHDICRHFLANPDRFHTLHLQPDDEVIASLTEIKGIGLWSAQMFLMFTLIRPDVFPVGDLGIRKAMQRQFGLSSAAPLKEYSEYAERWSPYRSFACHFLWHSHDK from the coding sequence ATGCGTCAGCACTATACCATAGAAACTACCATCGCCGAAGAACTCGCTATACGCGACGCCCGACTTGCACGCGTAATGGAGCAATGTGGCACTATTACCTTTCCGGTTTATCCGGATCCGTTTTACTCTCTGGTGATGTCAGTTGTGTATCAGCAACTGAGTTTTAAAGGCGCCGAGACCATTTTTAACCGCTTGATTCACGCGGCAGGCTATCCGCTGGAGCCGCAGGTTTTGAGCGAAATGATGGAAGAAGATTTTAGGGGCCTGGGTATATCGCGACAAAAAGCGGGGTATATTCACGACATCTGCCGGCATTTCCTGGCCAACCCCGACCGTTTTCACACCTTGCACCTGCAACCCGACGATGAGGTGATTGCTTCGCTCACCGAAATCAAAGGGATTGGTCTTTGGTCGGCTCAAATGTTTTTAATGTTTACGCTGATTCGCCCGGACGTTTTTCCGGTGGGTGATTTGGGCATCCGCAAAGCCATGCAGCGCCAATTCGGACTGAGTTCAGCTGCGCCCCTGAAAGAGTATTCCGAATATGCAGAGCGGTGGAGCCCCTACCGAAGTTTTGCGTGTCACTTTTTGTGGCACTCGCATGATAAATAG
- a CDS encoding TonB-dependent receptor, translating into MKKTCTAAAISFLTAALMLIGNYSVAQSTIRSFVFSEGKPVPFVFVTLQPGNHSATSGQDGQWRLDNLEEGRYKIELRCLGFAPFSDSLIVPAGSTIERNFHLQPAHQYLREVEIVDEQTGLQNWSPYSMETIRADVIERKGSPSGLMGQLTEAPGITGAEMGHGIVKPIIRGLGFSRVVTIYQGNKLENHAWGADHGLGVNDLGVRSTEVIKGPASILYGSGAIGGVIMVRDDERYLESTRLTGQAGATFNSVSGGYRPYVSLGKSFDNGFFIAADGAIENHADYVDGNNRVIGNSRFRSETGRIHLGIKKKNFRNKLSYTFHNQQLGIIEDDEMDDDESLATTRFDRAMQLPFQKVQDHILSYSQSTVHNRWTTTLHFSYHINDREEIEDEFDEVDLGLFQTHMFYNARVSHRTTSSLENTLGAQGSHLYNRNKEEAEEILIPDARHDEIGVYYLGHLQLGKTLLQGGLRYDYRQVRADATAPHILDYGYELPGSPADAKLSRYFSGWTGSLGLHQSVGAFQAFKLNLSTGFRSPDLAELFSNGPHPGTNRFEVGDATFNREQSLQADLAWNVSKGPVNAQLTVFGNYVDQFLYFAGTGEPAPNDNNLEIWAFLQTDAFLYGGEFQLSYRPMQNNRLEILAHGSLVRGLDLENERPLTFIPADRALLRVSTMPFAEKQLQLSGTLRMVSDQNLPGLGEERTAGYALADIAISHRFDLGGTSSVRVGLQALNLFNQTYVDHVSILRAFNVTHPGRNLMLNLQYQF; encoded by the coding sequence ATGAAGAAAACATGTACAGCTGCAGCCATTTCATTCCTCACTGCGGCATTGATGCTTATTGGCAATTACTCTGTAGCGCAATCCACTATAAGGAGTTTTGTGTTCAGCGAGGGGAAGCCTGTGCCTTTCGTCTTTGTAACCCTTCAACCAGGCAATCATTCTGCTACTTCTGGTCAGGACGGTCAATGGCGATTAGATAATCTTGAAGAAGGACGATACAAAATTGAACTTCGCTGTCTTGGGTTTGCACCTTTTTCAGATTCGCTCATAGTGCCGGCTGGCAGCACCATTGAGCGCAATTTTCATTTGCAACCTGCTCACCAATACTTGCGCGAGGTAGAAATTGTGGATGAGCAAACCGGATTGCAAAACTGGTCGCCATACAGTATGGAAACCATTAGAGCCGACGTCATTGAGCGCAAAGGGAGTCCATCGGGATTAATGGGACAACTCACTGAAGCGCCAGGCATTACAGGGGCAGAAATGGGGCACGGTATCGTAAAGCCCATCATACGAGGCCTGGGCTTTTCCAGGGTAGTAACGATTTACCAAGGCAACAAACTCGAAAATCATGCATGGGGTGCTGACCACGGTTTGGGCGTGAATGATTTGGGTGTGCGAAGCACAGAGGTCATCAAAGGTCCCGCTTCCATTTTATACGGCTCCGGAGCCATTGGCGGGGTCATTATGGTACGTGACGACGAGCGCTATCTGGAAAGCACCCGACTTACCGGTCAGGCGGGAGCTACTTTTAACAGTGTATCAGGAGGATATCGGCCATACGTATCCTTGGGCAAGTCATTTGACAATGGATTTTTTATCGCTGCAGATGGTGCCATTGAAAACCACGCCGACTATGTGGATGGAAACAACCGCGTGATTGGCAACTCGAGGTTTCGCTCAGAAACGGGGCGCATTCACCTCGGAATCAAAAAGAAGAACTTCCGAAATAAGTTGAGCTACACCTTCCACAACCAGCAACTGGGCATAATAGAGGACGACGAAATGGACGACGATGAAAGTCTGGCGACCACCCGCTTTGACCGCGCCATGCAACTACCTTTTCAAAAAGTGCAGGATCACATCCTGTCATACAGCCAAAGCACCGTGCACAATCGCTGGACCACTACCCTACACTTCAGCTATCACATCAACGACAGAGAGGAAATTGAGGATGAATTCGACGAGGTGGATCTTGGTCTGTTTCAAACCCACATGTTCTACAACGCACGCGTATCACATCGCACAACCTCAAGTCTGGAAAACACACTGGGCGCTCAGGGCTCACATTTGTACAATAGAAACAAAGAGGAAGCCGAGGAAATACTCATACCAGATGCACGTCATGATGAAATCGGCGTTTACTACCTGGGGCACCTCCAATTAGGCAAAACATTGCTGCAGGGAGGTTTGCGTTATGATTACAGGCAAGTGAGGGCTGATGCAACGGCACCCCATATTCTGGATTACGGCTATGAGCTTCCAGGAAGTCCGGCAGATGCTAAACTAAGTCGGTATTTCAGCGGCTGGACGGGTTCTTTGGGACTTCATCAGTCGGTTGGGGCTTTCCAGGCGTTCAAGCTTAACCTCAGCACCGGTTTCCGCTCCCCCGACCTCGCCGAGCTTTTTTCCAACGGTCCGCACCCCGGAACCAACCGCTTTGAAGTGGGGGATGCCACCTTTAACCGCGAACAAAGTTTACAGGCCGATTTAGCATGGAATGTTTCCAAAGGCCCTGTAAATGCACAACTCACGGTTTTCGGAAACTACGTTGACCAATTCCTGTATTTTGCCGGAACCGGCGAACCGGCCCCCAATGACAATAACTTGGAAATATGGGCTTTTCTGCAAACGGATGCCTTTCTGTACGGCGGTGAATTCCAGTTGAGCTATCGCCCTATGCAAAACAATCGTCTCGAAATTCTGGCCCACGGAAGTTTGGTGCGAGGCCTCGACCTGGAAAATGAGCGCCCACTTACTTTCATTCCTGCCGACCGGGCATTACTTCGGGTTTCAACGATGCCATTCGCAGAAAAGCAACTTCAACTTTCAGGTACGCTCAGAATGGTGAGTGATCAAAACCTGCCTGGGCTCGGCGAGGAGCGAACAGCGGGCTATGCACTGGCAGATATTGCCATAAGCCATCGTTTTGATTTGGGAGGAACATCCTCTGTGCGCGTTGGCTTGCAGGCTTTAAACCTTTTCAACCAAACCTATGTAGATCACGTTTCCATCCTCCGGGCGTTTAACGTAACACACCCGGGAAGGAACCTGATGCTGAATCTTCAATATCAGTTTTAG
- a CDS encoding arginine decarboxylase, with translation MKIKYSDLINQTFDFPQEEFELVDGHLEFHGIPLYEMVEKYGSPLKFNYLPKITENIQLALGWFKEAMMRNHYKGKYYYCYCTKSSHFSFVIDEVLKNNVHLEASSAFDMDIFRNLFLQGKINKSKHISCNGFKPAAYLDKIADLVNDGFENVVPIIDNEWEVFELLNRIEGNFKMGIRIASEEEPKFEFYTSRLGIKYKDIVPLYRNHLSKEPRIKLEMLHFFVNTGIRDTAYYWSELNKCLQVYCQLKKVCPDLKALNIGGGFPIKNSLAYEFDYQYMAEEIIFQIKSVCEAEGVPEPDIYTEFGSFTVGESGGAIFSVMKQKQQNDKEKWSMIDSSFMTTLPDSWAISKRFVMLPINRWDKEYERVLLGGMTCDSDDYYNSEQHSNAIFLPKFDPRQRQYIGFFNTGAYQDSLGGFGGLQHCLLPCPKHIVIDRDEDDNLTYTVFAEEQSSDQMLRLLGYPVDKHPEKINGKAKPAPRKRTTKTKTA, from the coding sequence ATGAAAATAAAGTACTCCGATCTCATCAATCAAACCTTCGATTTTCCGCAGGAGGAATTTGAACTGGTTGACGGTCACCTCGAGTTTCACGGCATACCGCTTTACGAAATGGTAGAGAAATACGGCTCACCGCTGAAATTTAACTATTTGCCCAAAATAACCGAAAACATTCAGTTGGCTTTGGGGTGGTTCAAAGAGGCCATGATGCGCAACCACTACAAGGGGAAGTACTACTACTGCTACTGTACCAAGAGCTCACATTTCAGTTTTGTGATTGACGAGGTGCTGAAGAACAATGTGCATCTTGAGGCTTCGTCGGCTTTTGATATGGACATCTTTCGGAACCTGTTTTTGCAGGGCAAAATCAACAAGTCAAAGCATATATCCTGCAATGGTTTTAAACCGGCTGCCTACCTCGATAAGATTGCCGACCTGGTGAACGACGGCTTCGAAAACGTGGTTCCCATTATTGATAATGAATGGGAAGTGTTTGAACTGCTCAATCGCATTGAGGGTAATTTCAAAATGGGAATACGTATTGCGTCAGAAGAGGAGCCCAAGTTTGAATTCTATACCAGCCGATTGGGAATCAAGTATAAGGATATTGTTCCGCTCTACAGAAATCATTTGAGCAAGGAGCCGCGCATTAAGCTGGAAATGCTCCACTTTTTTGTGAACACCGGCATTCGCGATACAGCCTACTACTGGAGCGAGTTGAACAAGTGCCTGCAGGTGTATTGCCAGTTGAAAAAAGTTTGTCCCGATTTAAAGGCCCTGAACATCGGAGGGGGTTTTCCTATCAAGAACTCACTCGCCTATGAGTTTGACTATCAATACATGGCTGAGGAAATCATCTTTCAAATTAAGTCCGTTTGTGAAGCAGAAGGTGTACCTGAGCCCGATATCTACACTGAGTTTGGCTCGTTTACCGTGGGTGAAAGCGGAGGTGCCATATTTTCGGTGATGAAGCAAAAGCAGCAGAACGACAAGGAAAAATGGTCGATGATTGACAGCTCGTTCATGACCACCCTGCCTGATTCGTGGGCCATCAGCAAGCGCTTTGTGATGCTTCCCATTAACCGGTGGGATAAAGAATATGAGCGTGTGCTGCTTGGCGGAATGACTTGCGACAGTGATGATTACTACAACAGTGAGCAGCACAGCAACGCGATTTTTCTGCCCAAGTTCGACCCCCGCCAGCGGCAGTACATTGGTTTCTTTAACACAGGAGCCTATCAGGACAGTTTGGGTGGATTTGGCGGTTTGCAGCACTGCCTGCTTCCTTGCCCCAAGCATATTGTGATTGACCGCGATGAGGACGACAACCTGACCTACACAGTGTTTGCCGAAGAACAAAGCTCTGACCAAATGTTGAGGCTGCTTGGCTATCCTGTAGATAAGCATCCCGAAAAAATCAACGGAAAGGCAAAACCTGCCCCCAGAAAACGAACGACAAAAACCAAAACGGCATGA
- the purE gene encoding 5-(carboxyamino)imidazole ribonucleotide mutase, with translation MVGIIMGSQSDLPVMQEAADVLKSLGVKHEITVVSAHRTPERMFEYAQQASGRGIQVIIAGAGGAAHLPGMTASITALPVIGVPIKSRNSIDGWDSVLSILQMPAGVPVATVALNGGRNAGILAAQILAASDQALLKRIEAFKEELKEKVLISARNLEGKQ, from the coding sequence ATGGTTGGAATCATTATGGGAAGCCAGTCGGACCTGCCTGTTATGCAAGAGGCAGCCGATGTTTTGAAATCACTGGGTGTGAAACACGAAATAACCGTGGTATCGGCGCACCGAACCCCGGAACGTATGTTTGAATACGCTCAGCAGGCTTCAGGTCGCGGTATTCAGGTGATTATTGCGGGTGCTGGTGGCGCTGCCCATTTACCGGGCATGACAGCGAGCATTACCGCCCTGCCGGTGATTGGTGTTCCCATCAAATCGCGCAATTCCATTGATGGATGGGATTCTGTGCTTTCCATTTTGCAAATGCCCGCCGGTGTACCCGTAGCCACCGTGGCACTCAACGGAGGCCGCAACGCAGGAATTCTCGCCGCTCAAATTCTCGCCGCCTCGGATCAAGCACTGCTCAAACGCATCGAAGCGTTCAAAGAAGAGCTCAAGGAAAAGGTGCTTATATCGGCGCGAAACCTCGAGGGAAAGCAGTAG
- a CDS encoding deoxyhypusine synthase — protein sequence MSKPISEFIENHFLHFNAAALVDASKGYVAHLEKGGKMMVTLAGAMSTAELGKVLAEMIRQGKVDIISCTGANLEEDLMNLVAHSHYERVPNYRDLTPQDEWDLLEKGLNRVTDTCIPEEEAFRRLQKHIHEIWKKADDAGERYFPHEYMYKMLLSGVLEQYYEIDPKNSWMLAAAEKNLPIVVPGWEDSTMGNIFASYCIKGELKPSTMKSGIEYMTFLADWYVKNSGGAGVGFYQIGGGIAGDFPICVVPMLYQDMEMEDIPFWAYFCQISDSTTSYGSYSGAVPNEKITWGKLDIHTPKYIIESDATIVAPLMFAWILGW from the coding sequence ATGAGTAAGCCCATTTCAGAATTCATCGAAAATCATTTTCTACACTTTAACGCGGCGGCGCTTGTTGACGCGTCGAAAGGTTATGTTGCCCACCTCGAAAAAGGAGGCAAAATGATGGTAACCCTGGCCGGTGCTATGAGCACCGCCGAATTGGGAAAAGTACTCGCCGAAATGATTAGACAGGGCAAGGTTGATATTATTTCGTGCACCGGTGCCAACCTCGAAGAAGACCTCATGAACCTGGTTGCGCACAGCCACTACGAGCGCGTACCCAACTATCGCGACCTTACCCCGCAGGACGAATGGGATTTGTTGGAAAAGGGCCTCAACCGTGTAACCGACACCTGCATTCCCGAAGAGGAAGCCTTCAGAAGATTGCAAAAACACATTCACGAAATCTGGAAAAAAGCCGATGACGCCGGCGAGCGCTACTTTCCGCACGAATACATGTACAAAATGTTGCTATCGGGTGTTTTGGAGCAGTACTACGAAATAGATCCAAAAAACTCGTGGATGCTTGCTGCCGCCGAGAAAAACCTGCCCATAGTGGTACCCGGTTGGGAAGACAGCACCATGGGAAACATCTTCGCGTCATACTGCATCAAGGGCGAGTTGAAGCCCTCCACGATGAAATCGGGTATTGAGTACATGACTTTTCTGGCCGATTGGTACGTGAAAAACAGCGGTGGTGCCGGTGTGGGTTTTTACCAGATTGGCGGTGGTATTGCAGGCGATTTCCCGATTTGCGTGGTGCCCATGTTGTACCAGGATATGGAAATGGAAGATATTCCGTTTTGGGCCTATTTCTGCCAGATTTCCGACTCAACCACCAGCTATGGCTCTTACTCGGGCGCGGTGCCCAATGAAAAAATCACCTGGGGTAAGCTCGATATCCACACACCCAAGTACATCATTGAAAGCGACGCCACCATCGTGGCGCCGCTGATGTTTGCGTGGATTTTGGGGTGGTAG